A region of the Drosophila subobscura isolate 14011-0131.10 chromosome J, UCBerk_Dsub_1.0, whole genome shotgun sequence genome:
TCTTGCTTGACTTCATGACGCACTTGTTCCTCTAAGACTCTTCGCACATTGTTTATGCATATTAGATGCTTTCATTTAATGAGCCCTGTGCTAGCCACAGGTAGTCCAGGAAATGCGTGGGGTTcatccaaataaataaagaataattatgagcagcacacacacgtgaTATTAAgactgaaatatttatgatttttctttagcgtatttatttatgcattgaAATTTAACACAACAAACGTCAGAATTGTTAGACAGACACtagaaatattttgatgaactTCTCGCTCATTCGAGAGTTGTGCAATTTATGGCAAAATAGTTGAGGGTAAATGGCTCGAGGAAATATATTCTATATTTTACCtgtcgctcctcctcctcctcccattATCTCTCTTGACTTTCCCAAAAATGGCCGCCACAATCGACAttcgtttcgctttgttttgtgttttcccTCTCTGAgtttttcattccatttttttttcgttttgctttttgcatttcaagcCAAAATAGATCCATTATTTTAATAGCCTGCTCTAAAGTATTTTTGAAATCGAACAACCAACCCCAGGTGTGTTTTTCCCCTTAGACCAGAGACCatcaacaaccaaaaatataaactcaCGATTTTTCGTTGAGTATTTTTCCTTGCTTTGTGATTATTCCACTCGATGTTGgtgcaaaattgaatttttaagtGCCGCCTTCTGCATGACTAATGAGAACTTTATTAGTACCCAACACCGAgcaagagatagagagagtgagagcgagagagtggaaACCACGTGACAATGTGCAGAATTTATGAGCTGCAACCAGCCACAGGGCGGAACTGTGCAGCCTGCAGCTGCGGATGTGGCTACAGTGGCTGCCActaactgctgctgcaaaagtcCTGACCAGCAACGACTTGTAGCCGCAGTAAACATTTGCCAGATAGCAAGAGACAGAGGGGGATAGAGGGGAAACGAGAACCAACAGCTGGAACGGTTTACCCAAAAGATTTCTCTGTACAAAATTTTCCCTTATGACAGGCATTTGTGGGGCAAACAAACTGCCAGATTTGATTGCCGTACAGCGTAAAATGggaattaaaattcaaataaataaatacataaagcAAAAGCTAACAAAGTCATTTTTTAAcgccataaatattcaagtaGTTTTCCACGAAACGCCAAAAGTGATTTTTCCTTCTGTACGTTATTATgctgtgtgtatttatttaagttttcatttgctgtAACGTTTTGCTGTAACGTAAATTCAAAATTGCCACACACTTTATATACGCTTTAgatatatttgtgtttttttgtagcTTCTTTTCGATTGGATTTATGTGAAATTGCACAAGAGGTACCCATGGGAAATATATCTAGAGATAGACTATCAGTTGGCACCTTCTCTAGACAGCACACGTGGCAGGGAGATACATCTATAAATCCAGCGAGGGGAGACGTTGCGACGCCACTTTTGGTTTGGTGAAGATTAACCTTGAAAGAACTGTTGAGCAGCCAataagttttggctttaaggaACGTGTTGTAAGCATGATGTTTTCCTCTCTCTACCGCTTGCCCAACAAGTGCTGACACTGCCTgtcaaaataattcaaattgatGGTTGGTTAGTGCCGCAAAGTAGCCCTTTAGAGTGCCTCAAGTTGTGGCCAAGACTAAAATGGGAGCACACAAGATTTAACCGGTCTTAATTGGTAATACGAAATGTGTATTACAGTTTGAGGAATGTCTGCTATTAGTCAGAGTCTCAGATTGCAATTTCGGTTGCCCTTTTCCCCTGACTCATCTCCAGCAGCGGCCTTCgatctgttctgttctgccaGTCAAATTGCTGCTTTATAGACATATTCGTAGCTCTGATGCACATCATTCTGCTGTCTGACATGCATTTTTCCCTGCTGGTTAACttaaacaaaacccaaaccagaGATTGACAGTTTTTTTTCGCTTGCGgcagaaatataaatttaaataaaaatagcaCCGAAATAATCGTATCTTGACACGCTTTACAGGCAGCAGatgaaatgttgcaaataattcaataatacataaataaatgaacgcGCAAAAGAACTCAAAAtaagcaacaagaaacaataatcgaaaaaacagacagaaacagagagcagcataaacaattttgcaCACCTCGGGAAAGGTGCGAAAAGAAATGGCTGCGCAGCGGCAGTGTGTGAACAACCTGGACCAAGGAAGCGAACCCCATGgaccacagcagagcagagcaaagccctaagcaattatgaaattaatCGCCagaaagaacaagaacaacaacaaacactgAACAGCATTGAACTTTCTTCCCCGTCGAGCGTTGAATAGCAAACATAGAAAACGCGACAAATTTTTCGGGGCAACCTTGCGAATACTTTTTCGCGGATCGTTGACCATTGACCATGAAGCAGGAGAAAACACTCCACAGCatggcagccaccaccacaccGTTAAAGCAGCAGCGCCATCAGCAGCTCTTGGAGCGCTCCTCGTCCACACCCCGCAGTCCCATTACCAAGGCCTTTGACTTCCTGCCGTGGGCGCGCAGTCGCAGCAAAGTGAACACGGCCAAGGCCCAATCGCCGCAGCCCGAACAGCAGGCGGAAAAGCCCCAGGAGGTTCACTACCATCGAAACATTTtccgcagcggcggcggcctcATCCGCGACATACTCGTCGGCGataagcagctgcagctcaagGATAATAATAATGCCAGCAAACCGCCGCAGTCGCCGGTGCCGTCGAACAAGCGAAAACAGAAGCATCTGTCGCGCAACAAGAGTCTGGACATCCGGGAGCTTATCGGCTGTGTGGAGAGCGAAGTGGCACCCAGAACTCTACATCCTGGCGGAGGACAGTCGGCCCAGGCAGGACAGCCTGGACGCTTCCTGGACGACACCTACATCGACCACAAGCCCAAGCACATTCTCTTCAATGACGACGAGAATACCGTGTACATTATCAAGAAGGAGCAGCCGGTGGCCAAGAGCACACACAAGCCACAACCAgccgcttcctctgctgcCAGTTCCGTGTCCAATGGCGATGTCCTGAAGGCACGCCTCAAATTCAAGCGCCTGCCCAGTGACCGTTATGAGACGGCCTCTCCGGAGGCTCTGCGTCGTGCCCATCAGCTGCATCAGCGCTCCGAGCAGCGCCATCAGCTGCAGCGCCGCAAGAGCCTCAGTGACCAGCAGAGCAactccagccacagcagcggagGGGGaggtggcggaggaggagggagaaCTGCCGATGGATTTggcattggcagcagcagcattatgCTGGAGCGACCCAAGACGGACAAGCCGCGCAAGAAGCTGTCGTTCCGGGAGCCCATTGTGGCCGGGGACCAAGTCCTGCCGCTTCTCGTCgcggagcagcggcaggcgaGGCAGCGACGACGCAGCTCGCCGCTGGAGCGCACACGAGGGGGACTGGTGGCAGGAAGCGACTGtgataatttatgcaataatCGCACAAAGGATGCAATTTCCTGCGGCTGTGCGGCAAGCGATCCCGAGGTGGGTTCAATGCGTCCACGGGGCGTATGTGtaatttgcttttgccaaGTGGCATGCCACTGTGCGCCACATGTGGGCGGAAGCCACCGCCTACTTGGGTGCCCTAATTGATGTCAATATATATAGCGGGGCTTGATGGCTTAATGCAATTATATTaatctctccttctctctctctttctctctcccgtTGCAGTCTCAGGCCATGCGCATCGTTCGCACCGTCGGACAAGCCTTTGAAGTGTGCCACAA
Encoded here:
- the LOC117893737 gene encoding uncharacterized protein LOC117893737 isoform X3, coding for MKQEKTLHSMAATTTPLKQQRHQQLLERSSSTPRSPITKAFDFLPWARSRSKVNTAKAQSPQPEQQAEKPQEVHYHRNIFRSGGGLIRDILVGDKQLQLKDNNNASKPPQSPVPSNKRKQKHLSRNKSLDIRELIGCVESEVAPRTLHPGGGQSAQAGQPGRFLDDTYIDHKPKHILFNDDENTVYIIKKEQPVAKSTHKPQPAASSAASSVSNGDVLKARLKFKRLPSDRYETASPEALRRAHQLHQRSEQRHQLQRRKSLSDQQSNSSHSSGGGGGGGGGRTADGFGIGSSSIMLERPKTDKPRKKLSFREPIVAGDQVLPLLVAEQRQARQRRRSSPLERTRGGLVAGSDCDNLCNNRTKDAISCGCAASDPESQAMRIVRTVGQAFEVCHKFNLHKNSLEPNDERSDISSSELLDVEQISEQQLSEDGERCGRGDNETPKKEHLAITPNLNHTQPQRPNHLELMPSQSSLRKSTSLLCDVDSPGSPASPRTEITQLKDQLEAQALQTRQALGQLMLVREQLISETNARIEAQARTQQLLQQNRELLEHLASLGAYNEQQSAGLTTANIGLAPQLSSTAKVARWFQQLPWHTASLSRPESGFVSGDSRSEKYQEDHFYGGIATKETDDLCDEFLLVEGSSTIWTKLSAKKRRKLLGMRLGKVTTF